A genomic window from Cotesia glomerata isolate CgM1 linkage group LG7, MPM_Cglom_v2.3, whole genome shotgun sequence includes:
- the LOC123269620 gene encoding putative uncharacterized protein DDB_G0291608 yields MLNENYPSQYPKYFFSQNISTALIPAKKKKEHENLNQSAAKHLRTLLPDGSTSTNLKNQTPPNEKTSPKTKGKRNALHDVTDKGNQVGSKTPPRAPSTIPSKSNSHLEGSDAGVINRDSMQNIKGVAWKRRRENRLVHLTEEVNEIKRSKNENNKKNENNNKNENNEDKTKSVKLKETIVIENGEQITTIDEIVFNSTEYVNIAKQRTMEERVSCLVPVVWTPDVIQKKYLVPP; encoded by the exons ATGCTCAACGAGAACTACCCGTCTCAGTACCCTAAGTACTTCTTCTCTCAAAATATTTCGACAGCCCTCATT ccagccaaaaaaaaaaaagagcacGAAAACTTAAATCAGAGCGCAGCAAAACATTTAAGGACTCTATTGCCAGATGGCTCGACATCGACAAACCTAAAAAAC CAGACACCACCAAATGAAAAAACATCTCCGAAGACCAAGGGTAAAAGAAATGCATTGCATGATGTCACCGATAAAGGTAATCAAGTCGGTTCAAAAACTCCGCCTCGAGCACCATCAACAATACCTTCCAAATCAAATTCCCATCTTGAAGGGTCAGATGCAGGAGTGATTAACAGAGATAGTATGCAAAACATAAAAGGAGTGGCATGGAAACGACGAAGAGAGAATAGACTTGTTCATTTAACGGAAGAAGTAAATGAAATCAAAAGGTCtaagaatgaaaataataaaaaaaacgaaaataataataaaaacgaGAATAATGAAGATAAGACAAAGAGTGTGAAGTTGAAAGAAACAATCGTAATTGAAAATGGAGAACAG atcacGACGATTGATGAAATTGTATTCAACAGTACGGAATATGTCAATATTGCAAAGCAGAGAACAATGGAAGAAAGAGTTAGCTGCTTAGTGCCAGTAGTTTGGACGCCAGACGttattcagaaaaaatatttggttCCACCTTAA